One Cricetulus griseus strain 17A/GY chromosome 5, alternate assembly CriGri-PICRH-1.0, whole genome shotgun sequence genomic window carries:
- the LOC118238917 gene encoding basic proline-rich protein-like, with amino-acid sequence MAGPGCPPPPSRPGEGGRSGGPHGGSARGRPAPPPVTIARLHAAAAADPRRAARRPRPPPPRGAGSHPPGEERARSPSLRVQLQHGFARRSVRPPCLPFPARAPLRSRHPGGRALPAGPARSRHARPSGRSGRARLAVTKLDALLARWPPAPSR; translated from the coding sequence ATGGCGGGCCCCGGGTGCCCCCCGCCTCCCTCCCGGCCCGGGGAGGGGGGGCGCTCAGGGGGGCCGCACGGAGGGAGCGCCCGCGGCCGCCCGGCTCCGCCGCCGGTCACAATCGCCCGGCTGCACGCCGCGGCGGCCGCCGACCCACGACGAGCCGCCCGGCGTCCCCGCCCCCCGCCGCCGCGCGGAGCCGGgtcacacccaccaggagaggagcGCGCCCGCAGCCCCTCGCTCCGGGTGCAGCTCCAACATGGCTTCGCCCGCCGCTCCGTCCGCCCGCCCTGCCTCCCGTTCCCGGCCCGCGCGCCACTGCGCAGCCGCCATCCCGGAGGCCGCGCGCTCCCGGCGGGCCCCGCGCGCTCCCGCCATGCGCGCCCCTCGGGACGCTCAGGACGCGCCAGACTCGCTGTAACAAAGTTGGACGCACTGCTTGCCCGGTGGCCCCCCGCCCCGAGCCGGTAG